A part of Capsicum annuum cultivar UCD-10X-F1 chromosome 6, UCD10Xv1.1, whole genome shotgun sequence genomic DNA contains:
- the LOC107876071 gene encoding protein Brevis radix-like 2 gives MLTCIACSKQLNTGSLREREPEEEDDTAATPSKKQAIKALTAQIKDMAVKASGAYKNCKPCSGGSNNNENPKYADSETGSVSERFHYSYKRTGSSNSTPRLWGKEMKGRLKVLSSGESTPVSISGRSESVVGVEDDDDESKEWVAQVEPGVLITFVSLPEGGNDLKRIRFSRELFNKWQAQRWWAENYDKVMELYNVRRFNRQAVPLPIPPRSEDENLKLEYVESSPVTPPLTKERLPSHVPRSTGAGHLSSGSLERDDAGGLTSTPKLSNISATKSERPSMDASARTSPSRESDRSGELSVSNASDVETEWVEEDEPGVYITIRALPGGTRELRRVRFSRERFGEMHARLWWEENRARIQEQYL, from the exons ATGTTGACTTGTATAGCATGTTCGAAGCAGCTCAACACTGGATCTCTGCGTGAACGTGAACCAGAGGAAGAAGATGATACGGCTGCAACACCCAGCAAGAAACAAGCTATCAAGGCACTTACTGCTCAG ATCAAGGATATGGCAGTTAAAGCGTCAGGAGCGTATAAGAACTGTAAACCATGTTCAGGAGGTTCAAATAACAACGAGAACCCTAAATATGCTGATTCTGAAACTGGGTCTGTATCGGAAAGATTTCATTACTCGTATAAAAGGACAGGGAGTTCCAATTCAACACCAAGGTTATGGGGTAAGGAAATGAAAGGGAGATTGAAAGTACTGTCTAGTGGAGAAAGTACACCGGTATCAATAAGTGGACGGAGCGAATCGGTTGTTGGTGtggaagatgatgatgatgagtctAAAGAATGGGTTGCTCAGGTTGAACCTGGCGTTTTAATCACCTTTGTTTCTCTGCCTGAAGGTGGAAACGATCTGAAACGAATTCGATTCAG CCGTGAGCTATTTAACAAGTGGCAAGCTCAACGTTGGTGGGCCGAGAATTATGACAAGGTCATGGAACTATACAATGTCCGTAGATTCAATCGACAAGCAGTACCATTGCCAATTCCTCCTAGGTCTGAAGATGAG AACTTAAAGCTGGAATATGTTGAGAGTAGTCCTGTAACACCTCCACTAACCAAAGAGCGTCTCCCTAGCCACGTTCCTCGTTCAACAGGGGCAGGCCATTTGTCATCAGGCTCTCTTGAAAGAGATGATGCAGGTGGTCTCACTTCGACCCCTAAGCTTTCCAACATCAGCGCAACAAAAAGTGAGAGACCATCAATGGACGCTTCTGCACGGACTAGTCCTTCAAGGGAATCTGATCGCTCAGGGGAGCTATCGGTTAGCAATGCCAGTGACGTTGAGACTGAATGGGTTGAAGAAGACGAGCCTGGAGTCTATATCACAATTCGAGCATTGCCTGGTGGTACTCGTGAGCTTAGAAGGGTCAGGTtcag CCGTGAAAGATTTGGTGAAATGCATGCCAGGTTGTGGTGGGAAGAGAACAGAGCCAGGATTCAAGAACAGTACTTGTGA